Proteins encoded within one genomic window of Paenarthrobacter sp. JL.01a:
- a CDS encoding YdcF family protein — protein sequence MTFRRKVAWTVIAGVLAGLLWLVGAYQLFHNPPHATPQRTDAIVVLGGMSDERLPVGLSLREQLDIPDLVVVTTGLPANAGSDEYCQTHDGDAHLDCFRPDPLNTRGEAVRLRELAAERGWKSVTVVTSDYHVLRAGTLMKQCIAADVQMVGTEPQLSPAGWLWRFVVETGGLFDVWIRPEC from the coding sequence GTGACGTTTCGACGGAAGGTTGCCTGGACAGTAATTGCCGGCGTGCTCGCCGGGCTGCTGTGGCTTGTTGGGGCCTACCAGCTCTTCCACAACCCGCCCCATGCCACTCCCCAGCGGACCGACGCGATTGTGGTGCTGGGCGGGATGAGCGACGAGCGGCTCCCGGTGGGCTTGTCCTTGCGGGAGCAGTTGGACATTCCGGACCTGGTGGTGGTCACCACGGGATTGCCCGCCAACGCCGGTTCGGATGAGTACTGCCAAACGCACGACGGCGACGCTCACCTTGACTGCTTCCGTCCGGATCCGCTGAACACCCGTGGCGAAGCTGTCCGCCTCAGGGAGCTGGCGGCGGAGCGCGGGTGGAAGTCCGTGACTGTGGTGACGTCCGATTATCACGTGCTCAGGGCCGGCACTTTGATGAAGCAATGCATCGCTGCCGACGTGCAAATGGTGGGCACCGAACCGCAGCTCTCCCCTGCCGGTTGGCTGTGGCGATTCGTGGTGGAAAC